From one Culex quinquefasciatus strain JHB chromosome 3, VPISU_Cqui_1.0_pri_paternal, whole genome shotgun sequence genomic stretch:
- the LOC6037294 gene encoding LOW QUALITY PROTEIN: serine/threonine-protein kinase tricornered (The sequence of the model RefSeq protein was modified relative to this genomic sequence to represent the inferred CDS: deleted 1 base in 1 codon) — protein MTATDNTIRFSDHTLDKATKAKVTLENYYSNLITQHGERKQRQAKLEASLKDEALSESQRQEKRQQHAQKETEFLRLKRSRLGVEDFEALKVIGRGAFGEVRLVQKKDTGHVYAMKVLRKADMLEKEQVAHVRAERDVLVEADHQWVVKMYYSFQDSINLYLIMEFLPGGDMMTLLMKKDTLSEECTQFYIAETALAIDSIHRLGFIHRDIKPDNLLLDARGHLKLSDFGLCTGLKKSHRTDFYRDLSQAKPSDFIGTCASPMDSKRRAESWKRNRRALAYSTVGTPDYIAPEVFLQTGYGPACDWWSLGVIMYEMLMGYPPFCSDNPQDTYRKVMNWRETLIFPPETPISEEARDTIVKFCCEAERRLGSQRGIEDLKLVSFFRGVDWEHIRERPAAIPVEVRSIDDTSNFDEFPDVALEIPLAAAHPTPEGEVLKDWVFINYTFRRFESLTQRGTPTKK, from the exons ATGACCGCAACGGACAACACGATCCGCTTCAGTGACCACACGCTGGACAAGGCGACAAAGGCGAAGGTGACACTGGAGAACTACTACAGCAATCTGATCACGCAGCATGGCGAACGGAAGCAGCGCCAGGCCAAGCTGGAGGCATCGCTCAAGGACGAGGCGCTGTCCGAGTCCCAGCGGCAGGAGAAACGTCAACAGCACGCCCAAAAGGAGACCGAGTTTCTGCGGTTGAAGCGGTCCCGGCTCGGGGTGGAGGATTTCGAAGCGTTGAAGGTGATAGGACGGGGTGCGTTCGGCGAGGTTCGACTGGTGCAGAAAAAGGACACGGGGCATGTGTACGCGATGAAGGTTCTGAGGAAGGCGGACATGTTGGAGAAGGAACAGGTGGCGCACGTGCGAGCCGAGCGGGACGTGCTGGTCGAGGCGGATCATCAGTGGGTGGTTAAGATGTACTATAGCTTTCAG GATTCGATAAACCTTTATCTGATAATGGAGTTCTTACCGGGCGGCGACATGATGACGCTGCTCATGAAGAAGGACACCCTGTCGGAGGAATGCACGCAGTTTTACATCGCCGAAACGGCACTGGCCATCGATTCGATCCACCGGCTTGGCTTCATCCATCGGGACATCAAACCGGACAACCTGCTGCTGGACGCGCGCGGTCACCTCAAGCTGTCCGACTTTGGTCTGTGCACGGGGCTTAAAAAATCGCACCGCACCGACTTTTACCGCGATCTGTCCCAGGCCAAACCGTCCGACTTTATCGGAACCTGTGCCAGCCCGATGGACTCGAAGCGCCGGGCGGAAAGCTGGAAGCGGAATCGGCGAGCCCTGGCGTACAGTACGGTGGGAACGCCCGATTACATCGCGCCGGAAGTGTTTCTGCAAACGGGGTACGGGCCGGCCTGTGACTGGTGGTCGCTGGGCGTCATCATGTACGAGATGTTGATGGGATATCCGCCGTTCTGCTCGGACAAC CCCCAGGACACGTACCGGAAGGTGATGAACTGGCGCGAAACGTTGATCTTCCCGCCGGAGACGCCGATCTCGGAGGAGGCGCGCGATACCATCGTCAAGTTTTGCTGTGAGGCGGAGAGGAG GCTCGGTTCCCAGCGTGGCATCGAGGACCTGAAGCTGGTGTCGTTCTTCCGGGGCGTCGACTGGGAGCACATCCGCGAGCGGCCGGCGGCCATCCCCGTCGAGGTGCGCTCCATCGACGACACGTCCAACTTTGACGAGTTCCCGGACGTGGCGCTGGAAATCC CGCTTGCCGCCGCCCATCCGACGCCCGAGGGTGAGGTCCTCAAGGATTGGGTCTTTATCAACTACACGTTCCGCCGGTTCGAGAGTCTCACGCAGCGCGGTACGCCGACGAAAAAGTAA